In Eretmochelys imbricata isolate rEreImb1 chromosome 14, rEreImb1.hap1, whole genome shotgun sequence, a genomic segment contains:
- the LOC144274516 gene encoding zinc finger protein RFP-like isoform X1, with the protein MAQGKRILGWEQGWASRRHGPGRTDPVLGAELGQPETWPRESGSWAGSRAGPARDTAQGERILCWEQSWASRRHGPGRGDPGLGAGLGQPETRPRESGSWAGSRAAATKPEGPEKPPRGLEAEQQRVELGLEQSGAGCSLEAMAAANAAKTLQDELTCPICLEYFKDPVSLGCDHSFCRACITQCRGGFATHISCPQCRKTFPQRNLRLNRQLRNIVEAARKLRLQTGREPAPEILCEKHKEPFKLFCEEDKIPICLVCDRSKEHKDHTVIPAEEAAEEFKEKIQAHLKTLREEREMLLGFKVSGEKRSQEYLRNTQTERQKIVSEFQQLRQFLEEQERLLQAQLEKLDKEIVKIQNESVSKLSEEISRLSDLIGELEGKCQKPVTELLQDVRSTLIRSAKGKFQQPEEISTNLELRLGDFSQKIVALMDTLRKFKDTLPSALETQIGESLGAHRQVNVTLDPDTAHPILVLSEDQKNVRWGYKPSQMPKNAERFDSWACVLGCEGFTSGRHCWEVEVDVGGGECWAVGVARASMMRKGRINLGPDEGIWAVGLWLGQFRALTSPEETSLPLSQFPNSIRVCLDCDRGQVTFIDADDGAQIFTFPPGSVPRERLRPWFWLGQESQLSLCL; encoded by the exons ATGGCCCAGGGAAAGCGGatcctgggctgggagcagggctgggccagccgGAGACACGGCCCAGGGAGAacagatcctgtgctgggagcagagctgggccagccgGAGACATGGCCCAGGGAGAGCGGatcctgggctgggagcagggctgggccagccagAGACACGGCCCAGGGAGAGCGGattctgtgctgggagcagagctgggccagccgGAGACACGGCCCAGGGAGAGGGGATCctgggctgggagcggggctgggccAGCCGGAGACACGGCCCAGGGAGAGCGGatcctgggctgggagcagggctgcagccacaaagccagaggggccagagaagccgcccagggggctggaggcagaacagcagagagtggagctggggctggagcagtctggagcagGGTGTT CACTGGAAGCCATGGCTGCTGCAAATGCAGCAAAAACTCTCCAGGATGAACTGACCtgtcccatctgtctggagtattttaAAGATCCAGTGTCTCTAGGCTGTGATCACAGTTTCTGCCGAGCCTGCATCACCCAGTGCCGGGGGGGATTCGCTACACACatctcctgccctcagtgcagaaaGACCTTTCCCCAGAGGAACCTCAGGCTGAACAGACAGCTCAGGAATATTGTGGAAGCAGCCAGAAAACTCAGGTTGCAGACAGGGAGAGAACCAGCACCAGAGATACTGTGTGAGAAACACAAGgagcctttcaaactcttctgCGAAGAGGACAAAATCCCCATCTGCCTGGTGTGTGACAGATCCAAGGAGCACAAAGATCACACTGTGATTCCTGCAGAGGAAGCTGCCGAAGAATTCAAG GAAAAGATTCAGGCCCATTTGAAGAcgctgagggaagagagagaaatgctTCTGGGATTTAAAGTGAGTGGAGAGAAGAGAAGCCAAGAGTATCTG AGAAATACACAAACAGAGAGACAGAAGATTGTGTCTGAATTCCAGCAACTGCGGCAGttcctggaggaacaagagcgACTCTTGCAGGCTCAGCTGGAGAAActggacaaggagattgtgaagatacagaatgaaAGTGTCAGCAAACTATCTGAGGAAATTTCCCGTCTCAGTGACCTGATCGGTGAGCTGGAGGGGAAGTGTCAGAAGCCAGTGACTGAATTGTTGCAG gatgtcagaagcaccttgATCAG GTCTGCgaaggggaagttccagcagccagaggagatTTCTACTAATCTAGAATTAAGACTTGGCGATTTTTCCCAGAAAATTGTTGCTCTAATGGATACTCTGAGGAAGTTCAAAG ACACTCTGCCGTCTGCACTGGAGACACAAATTGGGGAATCCCTAGGAGCACACAGGCAGG tgaatgtgactctggatccagacacggctcatcccatcctcgtcctgtctgaggatcAGAAAAATGTGAGATGGGGATACAAACCGAGTCAAATGCCCAAGAACGCAGAGAGATTTGACTCTTGggcctgtgtgctgggctgtgagggattcacctcggggagacattgctgggaaGTGGAGgtggatgtggggggtggggaatgctgggctgtgggggtggccagagcgTCTATGATGAGGAAAGGACGGATCAACCTTGGCCCTGATGAGGGaatctgggctgtggggctgtggcTGGGTCAGTTCCGGGCTCTCACTTCCCCTGAGGAGACTTCCCTGCCCCTGAGCCAATTCCCCAACAGCATCCGGGTTTGTCTGGATTGTGACAGGGGTCAGGTGACATTTATCGATGCTGATGATGGGGCCCAGATCTTCACTTTCCCGCCGGGCTCTGTCCCTAGGGAGAGACTCCGACCCTGGTTCTGGTTGGGGCAGGAATCCCAGCTCAGCCTGTGTCTCTGA
- the LOC144274516 gene encoding zinc finger protein RFP-like isoform X2 translates to MAAANAAKTLQDELTCPICLEYFKDPVSLGCDHSFCRACITQCRGGFATHISCPQCRKTFPQRNLRLNRQLRNIVEAARKLRLQTGREPAPEILCEKHKEPFKLFCEEDKIPICLVCDRSKEHKDHTVIPAEEAAEEFKEKIQAHLKTLREEREMLLGFKVSGEKRSQEYLRNTQTERQKIVSEFQQLRQFLEEQERLLQAQLEKLDKEIVKIQNESVSKLSEEISRLSDLIGELEGKCQKPVTELLQDVRSTLIRSAKGKFQQPEEISTNLELRLGDFSQKIVALMDTLRKFKDTLPSALETQIGESLGAHRQVNVTLDPDTAHPILVLSEDQKNVRWGYKPSQMPKNAERFDSWACVLGCEGFTSGRHCWEVEVDVGGGECWAVGVARASMMRKGRINLGPDEGIWAVGLWLGQFRALTSPEETSLPLSQFPNSIRVCLDCDRGQVTFIDADDGAQIFTFPPGSVPRERLRPWFWLGQESQLSLCL, encoded by the exons ATGGCTGCTGCAAATGCAGCAAAAACTCTCCAGGATGAACTGACCtgtcccatctgtctggagtattttaAAGATCCAGTGTCTCTAGGCTGTGATCACAGTTTCTGCCGAGCCTGCATCACCCAGTGCCGGGGGGGATTCGCTACACACatctcctgccctcagtgcagaaaGACCTTTCCCCAGAGGAACCTCAGGCTGAACAGACAGCTCAGGAATATTGTGGAAGCAGCCAGAAAACTCAGGTTGCAGACAGGGAGAGAACCAGCACCAGAGATACTGTGTGAGAAACACAAGgagcctttcaaactcttctgCGAAGAGGACAAAATCCCCATCTGCCTGGTGTGTGACAGATCCAAGGAGCACAAAGATCACACTGTGATTCCTGCAGAGGAAGCTGCCGAAGAATTCAAG GAAAAGATTCAGGCCCATTTGAAGAcgctgagggaagagagagaaatgctTCTGGGATTTAAAGTGAGTGGAGAGAAGAGAAGCCAAGAGTATCTG AGAAATACACAAACAGAGAGACAGAAGATTGTGTCTGAATTCCAGCAACTGCGGCAGttcctggaggaacaagagcgACTCTTGCAGGCTCAGCTGGAGAAActggacaaggagattgtgaagatacagaatgaaAGTGTCAGCAAACTATCTGAGGAAATTTCCCGTCTCAGTGACCTGATCGGTGAGCTGGAGGGGAAGTGTCAGAAGCCAGTGACTGAATTGTTGCAG gatgtcagaagcaccttgATCAG GTCTGCgaaggggaagttccagcagccagaggagatTTCTACTAATCTAGAATTAAGACTTGGCGATTTTTCCCAGAAAATTGTTGCTCTAATGGATACTCTGAGGAAGTTCAAAG ACACTCTGCCGTCTGCACTGGAGACACAAATTGGGGAATCCCTAGGAGCACACAGGCAGG tgaatgtgactctggatccagacacggctcatcccatcctcgtcctgtctgaggatcAGAAAAATGTGAGATGGGGATACAAACCGAGTCAAATGCCCAAGAACGCAGAGAGATTTGACTCTTGggcctgtgtgctgggctgtgagggattcacctcggggagacattgctgggaaGTGGAGgtggatgtggggggtggggaatgctgggctgtgggggtggccagagcgTCTATGATGAGGAAAGGACGGATCAACCTTGGCCCTGATGAGGGaatctgggctgtggggctgtggcTGGGTCAGTTCCGGGCTCTCACTTCCCCTGAGGAGACTTCCCTGCCCCTGAGCCAATTCCCCAACAGCATCCGGGTTTGTCTGGATTGTGACAGGGGTCAGGTGACATTTATCGATGCTGATGATGGGGCCCAGATCTTCACTTTCCCGCCGGGCTCTGTCCCTAGGGAGAGACTCCGACCCTGGTTCTGGTTGGGGCAGGAATCCCAGCTCAGCCTGTGTCTCTGA